In Schlegelella aquatica, one DNA window encodes the following:
- a CDS encoding flagellin: MPATINTNIVSLNAQRSLTNSQSSLATSMARLSSGLRVNSAKDDAAGLAIAERMNAQVRGMNVAIRNANDGISYAQTAEGALSKVGDALQRMRELAVQARNATNTEKDQDSLQNEFKELQSEISRVLGGTTFNGTTIFTQTGSLEFQVGAGTTSNDRVSVSLGSTALNADSSITNVTTSTAIIGDTSSTTAVAGTAIDAVIANIDAAIDTINSQRSIWGATQNRFEAVIANLQTSVENQAAARGRIMDADFAAETANLSRAQILQQAGTAMIAQANQLPQQVLSLLR; the protein is encoded by the coding sequence ATGCCCGCTACCATCAATACCAACATCGTCTCGCTGAACGCGCAGCGCAGTCTCACCAACTCTCAGTCGTCGCTGGCCACGTCGATGGCTCGCCTGTCTTCGGGCCTGCGCGTCAACTCCGCCAAGGACGACGCAGCCGGCCTGGCCATCGCCGAGCGCATGAACGCGCAGGTGCGGGGCATGAACGTCGCCATCCGCAATGCCAACGACGGCATTTCGTACGCGCAAACTGCCGAAGGCGCGCTCTCCAAGGTGGGTGATGCGCTGCAGCGCATGCGTGAGCTGGCCGTGCAGGCCCGCAACGCGACCAACACCGAGAAGGACCAGGACTCTCTGCAGAACGAGTTCAAGGAACTGCAAAGCGAGATCTCGCGCGTGCTGGGCGGCACAACCTTCAACGGCACGACGATCTTCACCCAGACCGGCAGCCTGGAATTCCAGGTGGGCGCGGGCACGACCAGCAACGACCGCGTCAGTGTCTCTCTCGGCTCGACCGCGCTGAACGCGGACAGCAGCATCACCAACGTGACCACCAGCACGGCCATCATCGGCGACACGAGCTCGACCACCGCCGTGGCGGGCACCGCGATCGATGCAGTGATCGCGAACATCGATGCGGCCATCGACACGATCAACTCGCAGCGCTCGATCTGGGGTGCGACGCAGAACCGCTTCGAGGCCGTCATCGCCAACCTGCAGACCAGCGTCGAGAACCAGGCCGCCGCGCGTGGTCGCATCATGGACGCCGATTTCGCCGCGGAGACCGCCAACCTGTCGCGCGCCCAAATCCTGCAACAGGCCGGCACCGCGATGATCGCGCAGGCGAACCAGCTGCCCCAGCAAGTGCTCAGCCTGCTGCGCTGA